The genomic stretch CAAATAATAAATTATTTCATTGTTTACTCTACAGAAAACTTCGTCTAAGACTAAAGCCCGCCTTGGCAAGTTAACAACAGACCACGGTACCATAGAAACCCCAATATTTATGCCGGTTGGCACATTGGGAACTGTTAAGGCTGTAAACCAGGATGATCTGTCCGAAAAAATAAAAGCTCAAATAATACTGGGTAATACATATCATCTTTATTTACGACCAGGCAATAAAATTATACAAGACGCCGGCGGTTTACACAAATTCATTGGATGGGATAAACCTATTTTAACAGATTCCGGTGGGTATCAAATATTTTCTTTAGCCGAAATTCGTAATCTAAAAGAGAAGGGGGCTACATTTCAAAGTCACATTGACGGATCCAAGCATCTTTTTACACCAGAAAATGTAGTAGGAACACAGCGCATCCTTGGTTCAGATATTTTGATGATACTGGATGAATGCCCTCCTTATCCGGCTGAATTTGATTATGTGAAAAATTCTATGGAATTGACTCATCGATGGGCAAAACGTGGTAGGGAAGAGTTTTTAAAGACTGATCCACTATATGGCCATAAACAATTCCAATTTGGAATTGTACAGGGTGGGGTGCATAAAGACTTGAGAAAGGAATCCTCTGAATATATGGCCTCTCTTGATTTTGAGGGTCTTGCCATTGGCGGACTCAGTGTGGGTGAACCTACTGATTTAATGTATGAGATTTCTGATTTCAATACCGATTACCTTCCGGAAAATAAACCAAGATATTTAATGGGTGTGGGTACACCGGCAAATTTACTACAGAACGTAGCCTTTGGCATAGATATGTTTGACTGCGTAATGCCCACAAGAAATGCCCGTAATGGCATGATTTTTACGAGAAACGGAAAGATAAATGTCAGAAATGCAAAATGGAAACATCATCATAAGCCACTTGATCCTGATTTTCCGTCAGAATTATGTCAACGATACAACATGAGTTATATCCATCATTTGATAAGGTCAAACGAAATACTTGGTTTGCAACTTACATCCAAGCATAACCTGACCTTTTATCTTTGGTTAATGGAACGAATCAGGGAGCAAATTAAAAATGATACATACCATGAATGGTATTCAGGTATGATGCAGACCGTTGACCAGAAAATATAAACCATTTCATGGGTTGGGGTTGGTGGGGGAATAAAAAAAGCCCCTGAGCGCGGAGCGCTGAGGGGCTTGAAGTATAAAGATGAGGCGACGACCTACTCTACCGCGTATGCAGTACCATCGGCGCTGCGGAGCTTAACGGCCGTGTTCGGGATGGGAACGGGTGGGACCTCCGCGCTATAATCACCACATCAAAACTTGTATGGAATTTCTTATGACGTTGTTGGGGTAAGATGAGAGCATAAACGGGTAACCCAATCGGTTACCTCATGCCTGCCGGCTGCAGTGTTTGTGCAAACCATGCAAGGCAAAGACTGAAGAGTACTTAGTACGGCTCGGCTAAACACATTGCTGTGCGTACACCTGCCGCCTATCAACCTGGTCGTCTTCCAGGACTCTTTGGGGAATTCTTATCTTGGAGTGTGCTTCGCGCTTAGATGCATTCAGCGGCTTATCACATGCGCACATAGCTACCCTGCGATGCAACTGACGTCACAACAGGTACACTAGCGGTGCGTCCACTCCGGTCCTCTCGTACTAGGAGCAGCTCTCCTCAAAATTCCTACGCCCACAGCAGATAGGGACCGAACTGTCTCACGACGTTCTGAACCCAGCTCGCGTACCGCTTTAATTGGCGAACAGCCAAACCCTTGGGACCTTCTCCAGCCCCAGGATGCGATGAGCCGACATCGAGGTGCCAAACCTCCCCGTCGATATGAACTCTTGGGGGAGATAAGCCTGTTATCCCCGGAGTACCTTTTATCCTTTGAGCGATGGCCCTTCCATGCGGTGCCACCGGATCACTAAACCCAAC from Rhodohalobacter barkolensis encodes the following:
- the tgt gene encoding tRNA guanosine(34) transglycosylase Tgt, encoding MFTLQKTSSKTKARLGKLTTDHGTIETPIFMPVGTLGTVKAVNQDDLSEKIKAQIILGNTYHLYLRPGNKIIQDAGGLHKFIGWDKPILTDSGGYQIFSLAEIRNLKEKGATFQSHIDGSKHLFTPENVVGTQRILGSDILMILDECPPYPAEFDYVKNSMELTHRWAKRGREEFLKTDPLYGHKQFQFGIVQGGVHKDLRKESSEYMASLDFEGLAIGGLSVGEPTDLMYEISDFNTDYLPENKPRYLMGVGTPANLLQNVAFGIDMFDCVMPTRNARNGMIFTRNGKINVRNAKWKHHHKPLDPDFPSELCQRYNMSYIHHLIRSNEILGLQLTSKHNLTFYLWLMERIREQIKNDTYHEWYSGMMQTVDQKI